In the Brassica napus cultivar Da-Ae chromosome A7, Da-Ae, whole genome shotgun sequence genome, one interval contains:
- the LOC106398244 gene encoding uncharacterized protein LOC106398244, which yields MSNWTKLESNALDITGNNYMTWAGGAKMHLRGNGLLETIDSSKTVSDEKKQQYRVNGYTCYSELMQVLLVAEQNNQLVTLNHQAHPTGSAPFPEAIVASSSYDNRRGRGRGRGGNRYHGRGRGRGRRFRPYDERDNKNFHENERNEKGQDDKRQTGKVCYRCGMKGHWVRSCRTPKHLADLYRESQKGKEKGRGETNFISDEPGPSFHGLNDDTHLDVSDFLVEPESIDE from the exons ATGTCGAATTGGACAAAGCTCGAAAGTAATGCCCTGGATATTACGGGAAATAATTATATGACCTGGGCAGGAGGTGCAAAGATGCACCTGAGAGGAAACGGGCTTTTGGAAACCATTGATAGTTCAAAAACGGTGTCTGATGAGAAAAAG CAACAGTACCGGGTGAATGGATATACCTGTTACTCGGAGTTGATGCAAGTCCTCCTTGTCGCGGAGCAGAATAATCAACTCGTGACTTTAAACCATCAAGCTCATCCCACTGGTTCTGCTCCATTCCCAGAAGCAATTGTTGCATCATCCAGTTATGATAATAGGAGAGGACGAGGTCGTGGACGTGGTGGAAACCGTTATcatggtcgtggaagaggacgaggaagaagattccGTCCCTATGATGAAAGAGATAACAAGAACTTCCACGAAAATGAAAGGAATGAAAAGGGCCAGGATGATAAAAGGCAAACGGGAAAGGTTTGCTACAGATGCGGCATGAAAGGTCATTGGGTACGTAGTTGTCGTACACCAAAACATTTAGCCGATCTGTATAGAGAATCCCAAAAGggaaaagagaaaggaagaggTGAAACTAACTTCATCTCTGATGAACCTGGGCCATCCTTTCATGGTTTAAACGATGATACTCATCTCGACGTATCAGACTTTCTGGTTGAGCCAGAGAGTATCGATGAGTGA